The following proteins come from a genomic window of Sebastes fasciatus isolate fSebFas1 chromosome 6, fSebFas1.pri, whole genome shotgun sequence:
- the LOC141769739 gene encoding zinc finger protein 462-like isoform X2 has translation MQEDSINLSTSGHMTHNDVATQESPNKSFQCSRCTLFFKSKVYLFEHLNKVHGLDVDAALREAGLKCSGTNKANADNNNSPGDDFECQHCDFKAGSRDLLNEHGNKCHEKTGDQNMIGNLIISENPETKITVGSTNQHSDAAEAEEIPSVFSVMSTSKSKCTLNSSKDLKTYKRPLQTITKYFEASSGSNGKPPVKLADSPKPLDDTKRTIILQESPSCSNPNSSGVFKVTAKSRIDISRVSHRYLLNDHLLNTDLRPPKPKEKSRETVPDNVGKRTNNESSKCPPAKKAKPDKQETKLPEEANATEQPTSRDAEFSFDVSEDEGEKKPHLVNGDAESSKAYFCRHCDYSDVDIACVSTHYQSNHPYVRYNAAYIKDPSDESATFRCLQCPVEFISVAYLKRHYTENHPEGPNVFTMQSRELSLVFKCFACRFTTGVLKALKDHYKDNHATYEVDNSLMYCRYLDGRQEGSSRSNSCERAPSPERQGGVSPERACTPCKEVKNAPSPQHPTSTGADVVLYRCNYCEFSHKSAVVMHVHYQKSHPGEEVTIDKIKQSARATSHSSHVTPVKSPNSVTVIEKSAHQTSDSSKKTKEKAEPSQRKRKRAPEASKAPSESHKTKKVESVEERSKRKKVPTKHYKEMSTGMDSLSSSSPSKLFYCQFCSYSSTNIKSVVGHHNAKHAEDALTCIDDILCYSAEVQQKKLQSEEVQQGEDDAAESLVRKSNPYAHAEDLFFCQKCNYGNPSLKGIANHQTRIHKHLHYSRERIIDHTALIRDEIERSKSQAREFSFSTRLPLPLMNEGDEDMFFCHFCNYRQSTRDQVVRHYIKKHRGFVVTGDKGERVSLYTSMVREKTKKSHIKTTANQEVDHASLEKKGNKKKKTMKHGKSLPASAPPSMTASQTQRILRCYRCPYRTQYLNVLRRHMWKIHRTNRSITDVLRTCFQQGDLKTGHHCYLCVFSHQEAAAVYEHYKEQHPGNIPSFEYVTSRLFVSPETRAAKRKKPQKKHTDGISDGEDDSLPSERSGQNETKSYSCRACSFKGRSMSVIARHYRAVHPWSVKEDGSVLGVVNSKRSSANRQVQEDHSDMPGSFESYQVPLEFDKSPEETESSTELRCPYCPATFHTQHGLNTHCGMKHHKAGSENSDEPEQEQTQKRMHVFKCPHCTYVNTNYQGVLTHCQFKHPRNSARAYSLHVDEAHLPYWGDCLRTKGPGNSGDLKLSGYMCETCPKVCATLKKLNRHCKKDHTETVVNTAPKPAPKPVPKPSVVSKVNQFKTLSNRGTSSHASFLSKKVYAVVKCQYCAYSCSTKIALSRHVLVHHKKDPVSKVQDCEYHCVLCSKSYSTKRRLGSHYVKKHGRDSFIKYYAPVYKQAPEKPTPTSPDRPLTPQPENTREACTSGTTATEEYQTVLIYRCPTCPYVNASYHGTLTHCQMKHPDIVARADELQTEEIFGNNMVGCSFGKASNERGYMCKICPLIFASLKKLRIHCERVHGPAGPTEQAAEPKKQPDHDSLASALKALKSKASAASATETSFHHQSVAPETCQSNSLSAQNEERLYKCHICTYTGFFRRYLQVHYKNTHKLDPLTTNKLLLQYNKRKRDITLPEAESEESAPMKCKKCPEEMFDSPELLVAHYSTFHSSDGILDFTVISQGIRKGSTGLYRCIHCLKQMNGVRKLWYHLDCHRESARKRAVATEMTASPVAKSIQFCRQDELLTLDTVEDLAQWNVTPAETFTFPPSPLSSPSKPADVEQPQLESGEDKNTCKQCRRTFMSLKGLRSHERSHAATAALKKMINLPTSVLKHNINKYVVFKPGTLRPFLCSICSYRTTVMGLWRSHFMKTHQDVIVDPAETDDQDEESDQRADGEPFNLSEELNYWPELDEDPEISEKSYLEPPDVQRQLNHYSLRAQADAPSKTNVQETQLPESNLLHCDFCNFNTGHLSSMRRHYLNRHGKKILRCKVCDFVTGLRKTLEMHMETCHSTCQSEPTHQKDLRCPFCLYQTKNKNNMIDHIVLHREERVVPIEVRRSKLSRYLQGVVFRCHKCTFTSGSADNLRLHMKRHDDVKPYKCRLCYFDCTRLSDLEAHLSDKHQVVRNHELVGQISLDELQARVDGIPEEEEEEPSSNLEHHNDDSEDVETEEFVTDCDDIPHETQAKDQEENSTREEITLQTKEAYQKQGLDGKNEEGPAESSQEQAVVLLPAQLKLRDGEDSSIVFTQHKEEAALRHSLLPDEDGSIRKTEEKADQDRTVKTEIVDNVQSETTLLDIKGSIPLAHNSNSQVNTEANNSRAPESFTVERHLLTLSPKCAPLRMSHNESLGVSITNCKQEKEPSLKSSEEVREPYGEMPVLENEYLKEEMQPLGCCKEEDQSDQDKEDETITEDEENRTNQKHEEGDGIKEAGDPRVTKGALSVTDGAAEVPQPAATQDKPFTCELCGRNLMNSSELERHIMRHRI, from the exons ATGCAAGaag ATTCAATAAATCTTTCCACCTCTGGCCACATGACGCACAATGACGTTGCCACCCAAGAATCCCCAAACAAGTCTTTCCAGTGTAGTCGTTGTACGCTCTTCTTCAAGTCCAAAGTTTACCTTTTTGAACACCTCAACAAGGTGCATGGCCTCGATGTGGATGCTGCTCTCAGAGAGGCTGGTTTAAAATGCTCCGGGACTAACAAAGCCAACgctgacaacaacaacagtccAGGAGATGATTTTGAATGCCAGCACTGTGATTTTAAAGCTGGTAGTCGGGACCTTTTAAACGAACATGGGAACAAATGTCACGAAAAAACAGGAGATCAGAACATGATAGGAAATCTAATCATTTCTGAAAACCCGGAGACCAAAATAACTGTCGGTTCAACAAACCAGCACAGTGACGCTGCTGAAGCAGAAGAGATTCCCTCCGTGTTTTCAGTTATGTCTACCTCAAAATCTAAATGCACACTGAACTCATCAAAGGATCTGAAGACATACAAGAGGCCATTGCAAACCATTACCAAGTACTTTGAGGCATCATCTGGATCAAACGGGAAACCCCCAGTGAAGTTAGCTGATAGCCCAAAGCCTCTAGACGACACCAAACGAACCATCATTTTGCAAGAATCTCCCTCGTGCTCCAACCCAAACAGTAGTGGTGTGTTTAAAGTCACTGCAAAGTCCAGGATTGATATCTCTCGTGTTTCTCACCGTTATTTGTTAAATGACCACCTTTTAAATACTGACCTGAGACCACCAAAGCCCAAGGAGAAATCCAGAGAAACAGTTCCTGACAACGTTGGCAAGAGGACCAACAATGAGAGCTCAAAATGTCCTCCTGCTAAAAAAGCAAAGCCAGACAAACAGGAGACAAAGCTCCCAGAGGAAGCAAACGCAACTGAACAACCAACATCAAGAGACGCAGAGTTTTCATTTGACGTTAGTGAAGACGAAGGAGAAAAGAAACCTCATCTTGTCAATGGAGACGCAGAAAGTTCAAAGGCTTATTTTTGTAGGCACTGTGACTACAGTGATGTGGACATCGCTTGTGTGTCTACCCATTATCAAAGCAACCACCCTTACGTAAGATATAACGCTGCTTACATTAAGGATCCAAGTGATGAGAGTGCTACCTTTCGTTGCCTGCAGTGTCCAGTGGAGTTTATAAGTGTAGCTTACCTCAAGAGACACTACACTGAAAATCATCCAGAGGGCCCAAATGTATTCACGATGCAGTCACGTGAACTGAGTTTGGTTTTCAAATGTTTCGCGTGTCGGTTTACCACCGGCGTATTGAAGGCTTTGAAAGACCATTACAAGGACAATCACGCAACATACGAAGTGGATAATTCCTTGATGTACTGCAGATATTTGGATGGACGCCAAGAGGGATCGTCTCGGTCGAATTCATGTGAAAGAGCACCAAGTCCAGAAAGACAAGGAGGGGTTTCTCCTGAGCGTGCCTGTACACCGTGTAAGGAAGTGAAAAATGCACCCTCGCCCCAACATCCCACCTCCACGGGAGCAGACGTGGTCTTGTATCGTTGCAACTACTGCGAGTTTAGTCACAAGTCAGCTGTTGTTATGCATGTCCACTACCAAAAAAGCCACCCGGGGGAAGAAGTCACAATAGACAAAATCAAACAGTCAGCTCGTGCCACGTCACATTCATCACACGTGACGCCAGTTAAGTCTCCAAACTCTGTGACGGTAATAGAAAAATCTGCACATCAAACCTCAGATTCTtctaagaaaacaaaagaaaaagctgAGCCGTCGCAGCGTAAGCGTAAGCGTGCACCAGAAGCTTCAAAGGCTCCTTCAGAATCTCACAAAACTAAGAAAGTAGAATCTGTGGAAGAAAGAAGTAAACGCAAGAAGGTGCCTACCAAACACTATAAAGAAATGTCCACTGGAATGGACAGTTTATCCAGCAGTTCACCAAGTAAATTGTTTTACTGCCAGTTTTGCAGTTATTCAAGTACCAACATCAAAAGCGTTGTTGGTCATCATAACGCAAAACATGCTGAGGATGCACTAACATGTATCGATGATATCTTATGTTATAGTGCCGAGGTGCAGCAAAAGAAACTTCAAAGTGAAGAAGTTCAGCAGGGAGAGGATGACGCAGCAGAATCTCTGGTGAGAAAATCAAATCCATATGCGCATGCAGAAGACTTGTTTTTCTGCCAAAAGTGCAACTATGGGAATCCATCTTTAAAAGGAATAGCAAACCATCAAACCAGAATTCACAAACACCTTCATTACAGCAGGGAACGTATTATTGACCATACAGCTTTGATTCGTGATGAAATTGAAAGATCAAAATCTCAAGCAAGGGAGTTCTCCTTTTCTACGCGTCTACCTCTTCCTCTTATGAATGAGGGCGATGAagatatgtttttctgccaCTTTTGCAACTATAGGCAGAGTACTCGGGACCAAGTAGTGCGACATTACATCAAAAAACATCGTGGATTTGTGGTTACGGGCGATAAGGGCGAACGAGTCAGTCTGTATACCTCTATGGTTCGTGAAAAGACGAAGAAATCGCACATAAAAACAACTGCAAACCAAGAAGTCGATCATGCATCCCTagagaagaaaggaaataaaaagaaaaaaacaatgaagcATGGCAAATCCCTCCCAGCTTCAGCACCACCCTCAATGACAGCCTCTCAAACTCAGAGGATCCTTCGGTGCTATAGATGCCCATACCGCACTCAATATCTGAATGTTCTGAGGAGGCATATGTGGAAAATCCACAGGACAAATCGCTCCATCACAGATGTTTTAAGAACGTGTTTCCAACAAGGAGATTTAAAGACAGGCCATCACTGTTacttgtgtgttttctctcaccaagaagcagcagcagtctaTGAACACTACAAGGAACAACACCCAGGAAATATACCGAGCTTTGAGTATGTGACTTCTCGGTTGTTTGTCAGCCCCGAGACACGTGCTGCTAAAAGGAAGAAACCTCAAAAAAAGCACACCGATGGTATTAGTGATGGCGAGGATGACAGCTTACCATCTGAAAGATCAGGACAAAATGAAACCAAGTCGTATTCGTGCAGAGCGTGTTCATTTAAAGGTCGCTCAATGTCAGTCATCGCACGTCACTACCGCGCTGTTCACCCGTGGTCCGTGAAAGAAGATGGCTCGGTCCTGGGCGTCGTCAACAGCAAGAGATCAAGTGCAAACAGGCAGGTACAGGAAGACCACAGTGACATGCCTGGGTCATTCGAATCCTACCAAGTGCCCCTTGAATTTGACAAGTCGCCCGAAGAAACTGAATCTTCCACAGAACTCAGGTGTCCTTACTGCCCTGCGACGTTTCACACCCAGCACGGTCTCAACACTCACTGTGGGATGAAACACCACAAAGCTGGAAGTGAAAATTCAGATGAACCGGAACAAGAGCAAACCCAAAAACGCATGCATGTCTTCAAGTGTCCACATTGTACCTACGTGAATACCAATTATCAAGGAGTTCTCACCCACTGCCAGTTCAAGCACCCTCGCAACTCAGCCAGGGCGTACAGTCTTCACGTGGATGAAGCCCATTTGCCCTACTGGGGCGACTGTTTGAGAACAAAAGGTCCCGGTAATTCTGGCGATTTAAAACTTAGTGGCTACATGTGTGAAACCTGCCCAAAAGTATGTGCAACGCTGAAGAAACTGAACAGGCACTGCAAGAAGGACCATACTGAGACGGTGGTGAACACAGCGCCTAAACCGGCACCTAAACCAGTGCCTAAACCATCTGTTGTGAGTAAAGTCAATCAATTTAAGACTCTAAGCAATCGGGGAACATCATCACATGCTTCCTTTTTAAGTAAGAAAGTGTATGCAGTGGTGAAGTGCCAATACTGCGCTTATAGTTGTAGCACAAAAATTGCGCTCAGCAGACACGTGCTTGTCCACCACAAGAAGGACCCCGTTTCAAAGGTTCAGGATTGTGAATACCATTGCGTCCTGTGTTCCAAATCCTATTCCACGAAGAGACGTCTCGGAAGCCATTATGTTAAGAAACACGGAAGGGACAGCTTCATAAAATACTATGCACCAGTATACAAGCAGGCCCCCGAGAAGCCAACGCCAACATCTCCAGACCGCCCTTTAACTCCACAACCAGAAAACACTCGTGAAGCCTGTACATCTGGCACGACGGCGACAGAGGAATACCAAACAGTATTAATCTACAGGTGTCCAACTTGTCCCTATGTGAATGCAAGCTACCATGGCACTCTCACTCACTGCCAAATGAAGCATCCGGACATCGTAGCCAGGGCGGATGAACTTCAAACAGAGGAAATATTTGGAAACAACATGGTCGGGTGTTCGTTTGGAAAAGCTTCTAATGAAAGAGGGTACATGTGTAAAATATGTCCACTGATTTTTGCGTCATTGAAGAAACTGAGAATCCACTGTGAGAGGGTGCACGGTCCGGCTGGACCAACTGAACAGGCAGCTGAACCTAAAAAACAACCCGATCACGACTCTCTGGCCTCAGCATTGAAGGCTTTAAAAAGCAAAGCATCAGCAGCGAGCGCCACAGAAACCAGCTTCCATCACCAGTCGGTCGCTCCTGAGACGTGTCAATCAAACTCACTGTCAGCACAGAACGAGGAAAGGCTGTACAAGTGCCACATTTGTACCTATACAGGATTCTTTCGAAGATACTTGCAAGTTCACTACAAAAACACTCACAAATTGGATCCACTGACCACAAACAAGCTGCTACTGCAGTACAACAAACGCAAAAGGGACATCACACTGCCTGAAGCTGAATCTGAGGAGAGTGCCCCCATGAAATGTAAGAAGTGTCCGGAGGAGATGTTCGACTCACCTGAGCTGCTTGTTGCCCACTACAGTACTTTTCATAGCTCAGATGGCATATTGGACTTCACTGTGATATCACAAGGAATAAGGAAGGGGAGTACAGGCCTTTACAGGTGCATCCACTGCCTCAAACAAATGAATGGGGTTAGAAAGCTGTGGTATCACCTGGATTGCCACAGAGAGAGTGCGAGAAAGAGAGCAGTGGCTACGGAGATGACGGCATCACCAGTGGCCAAATCCATCCAA TTCTGTAGGCAAGATGAACTTCTCACGTTAGACACCGTGGAGGACCTGGCCCAGTGGAACGTGACGCCAGCGGAGACCTTCACTTTCCCACCAAGTCCTCTGTCGTCACCGTCGAAACCCGCTGACGTGGAGCAACCGCAGCTGGAATCAGGAGAAGACAAAAACACTTGCAAACAGTGTCGGAGGACGTTCATGTCGCTGAAAGGTTTGCGTTCGCATGAGCGCAGCCATGCAGCCACAGCGGCCCTCAAGAAGATGATCAATCTGCCTACCTCAGTGTTAAAACACAA CATCAACAAATACGTTGTGTTCAAACCTGGGACTCTCAGGCCTTTCCTGTGTAGCATCTGTTCCTATCGGACGACCGTCATGGGCCTCTGGAGGAGTCATTTTATGAAAACACATCAAG ATGTCATTGTGGATCCTGCTGAGACTGACGACCAAGACGAAGAGAGCGATCAGAGGGCCGACGGGGAGCCCTTTAACTTATCGGAGGAATTGAACTATTGGCCTGAACTCGATGAAGACCCTGAAATTAGTGAAA AATCGTACCTGGAGCCTCCAGATGTGCAGCGGCAGTTGAACCACTACAGCTTGAGGGCGCAGGCGGATGCTCCGTCTAAAACAAACGTGCAAGAAACCCAGTTACCTGAGAGTAATCTGCTTCACTGTGACTTCTGCAACTTCAACACTGGACACCTGTCTAGTATGCGACGGCACTACCTAAACCGCCATGGAAAGAAGATCCTCAGGTGTAAGGTGTGCGACTTTGTCACTGGTTTAAG GAAAACCCTGGAGATGCACATGGAGACGTGTCACTCTACCTGCCAGTCAGAACCTACTCATCAGAAAGACCTCCGCTGCCCTTTCTGCCTCTACCAGACcaagaacaagaacaacatGATCGATCACATCGTCTTGCATCGTG aGGAGCGTGTTGTGCCAATAGAGGTGCGTCGCTCGAAGCTGTCGCGTTACCTTCAAGGCGTCGTCTTCCGCTGTCACAAGTGCACTTTCACGAGCGGAAGTGCCGACAACCTGCGTTTGCACATGAAGAGGCACGACGACGTCAAACCCTACAAGTGCCGACTGTGCTACTTCGACTGCACTCGGCTGAGCGACTTGGAGGCACACCTGAGTGATAAGCATCAG GTTGTGAGGAATCATGAGCTTGTGGGTCAGATCAGCCTTGATGAGCTACAGGCCAGAGTTGATGGGATaccagaagaggaagaggaggaacctTCGTCTAACTTGGAGCACCACAACGATGACAGCGAGGATGTAGAAACGGAGGAGTTTGTTACGGACTGTGATGACATTCCACATGAGACACAAGCTAAGGACCAGGAAGAAAATAGCACAAGGGAGGAAATTACACTACAGACCAAGGAAGCGTATCAGAAGCAAGGGCTGGATGGCAAGAATGAAGAAGGCCCTGCTGAGAGCTCTCAAGAACAAGCAGTTGTGTTGTTGCCAGCCCAACTCAAACTCAGAGACGGTGAGGACAGCAGCATAGTGTTCACACAACATAAAGAGGAGGCAGCACTACGTCACAGCCTACTGCCGGATGAGGATGGCAGCATCCGCAAGACAGAGGAGAAGGCAGATCAGGACAGAACGGTTAAGACAGAGATTGTAGATAATGTTCAAAGTGAGACGACATTGCTGGATATAAAGGGCAGCATCCCTCTGGCCCACAACTCAAACAGTCAAGTTAATACGGAGGCAAATAACAGCAGGGCTCCAGAGAGTTTTACAGTTGAAAGGCATTTACTAACCCTTTCGCCCAAGTGTGCACCACTTAGGATGAGCCATAATGAGAGCTTAGGTGTCTCAATTACAAACTGCAAACAGGAAAAAGAGCCCAGTCTGAAAAGCAGTGAGGAGGTAAGGGAGCCTTACGGAGAAATGCCAGTACTTGAGAATGAATATCTCAAAGAAGAAATGCAGCCTCTTGGTTGTTGCAAGGAGGAAGATCAGAGTGATCAGGACAAAGAAGATGAGACGATCACCGAAGACGAGGAGAACAGAACAAATCAGAAACACGAGGAAGGTGACGGGATAAAGGAAGCTGGCGATCCGCGTGTGACCAAAG